A genomic stretch from bacterium includes:
- a CDS encoding deoxyribonuclease IV, with protein MLVGAHVSVAGGLDQAFRWYQEFDCESLQIFTKSQLQWKAKPLEPEEVMSWLEAWELADWPPCFVHDSYLINLSSPDEALRKKSVDAFVDELERASLLGIPWVNTHPGSHKGAGEQIGLDNCVRSLKEVLERTEGIGTGILLETTAGQGNDLGSKFENLAYLLEKTDGGQRVGVCYDTCHGFAAGYDIRTAEAYTATFARFDELIGLRFLHAFHLNDCRFPLGSRRDRHAPIGKGEIGPQAFRLLMNDPRFELHPGITELPDDVTPQSLARLKNFRQ; from the coding sequence ATGCTCGTCGGCGCGCACGTATCGGTGGCTGGAGGGCTCGATCAGGCGTTTCGCTGGTATCAGGAGTTCGACTGCGAAAGCCTGCAGATCTTCACCAAGAGTCAGCTTCAGTGGAAGGCTAAACCGCTCGAGCCTGAAGAAGTGATGTCTTGGCTGGAAGCTTGGGAGCTTGCGGACTGGCCGCCCTGTTTCGTGCACGACAGCTATCTCATCAATCTCTCCAGTCCCGACGAAGCGCTGCGGAAAAAATCCGTGGATGCGTTCGTAGATGAGCTCGAACGCGCGTCGCTCTTGGGTATTCCGTGGGTAAACACACACCCCGGCTCACACAAGGGCGCGGGCGAACAAATTGGACTCGATAACTGCGTGCGCTCGCTGAAAGAAGTGCTCGAACGAACGGAAGGCATCGGCACGGGGATTCTCCTCGAGACAACGGCGGGACAGGGCAACGATCTGGGCAGCAAGTTCGAGAATCTCGCATATCTCTTGGAGAAAACCGACGGCGGCCAGCGGGTGGGAGTGTGCTACGATACCTGCCACGGTTTTGCGGCGGGCTACGACATTCGCACGGCGGAAGCCTACACGGCAACTTTCGCGCGGTTCGATGAGCTGATCGGCCTGCGTTTCCTGCACGCCTTCCATCTGAACGACTGCCGCTTTCCGCTGGGCAGCCGCCGTGACCGTCACGCGCCCATTGGTAAGGGGGAGATCGGCCCGCAAGCCTTTCGTCTCCTGATGAACGATCCGCGTTTCGAGCTGCATCCCGGCATCACCGAACTCCCCGATGACGTCACGCCACAGAGTCTTGCGCGGCTCAAGAATTTTCGCCAATAG
- a CDS encoding aldehyde dehydrogenase family protein — MPENYPLMIPGATTRGKPLAVRAPYDGRHIATCETADAAAIEQALATAYALYENQDGWLPLPERLAVLERLVEIMKSRVDALALEAAREGGKPLMDSKVEAVRAVDSIRICIETMRTEAGKVIPMNVSVASKNRLAFTQKEPIGVVVALSAFNHPLNLIAHQVAPAVAAGCPVLVKPASDTPLSCLRFVEMLREAGLPEEWCQGAVCESHAVAEKMYGDPRVAFVTFIGSAEVGWAMQRKLAPGTRYALEHGGVAPVIVAADTDLDDALPLITKGGFYHAGQVCVSVQRVYVHESIAQEFANRLVERAKKLRVGDPILPDTEVGPLIRTSEVMRVHEWVTEAKKSGGKILCGGEKIGETCYACTVIYDPPDSVRVSRDEVFGPVVCVYPYRELDDAIRRANGVPYAFQAAVFTRDLDTALRCYSRIKASAVMVNDHTAFRVDWMPFAGYKHAGFGIGGIPFTLHDMLVEKMMVVRSKEL; from the coding sequence ATGCCCGAAAACTATCCCTTGATGATTCCCGGAGCGACCACGCGGGGAAAACCGCTCGCGGTTCGCGCTCCCTATGACGGCCGGCACATTGCCACCTGCGAAACAGCCGATGCCGCCGCCATCGAACAGGCTCTTGCGACGGCGTACGCGCTCTACGAGAACCAAGACGGCTGGCTGCCGCTTCCCGAGCGACTGGCGGTACTGGAAAGACTCGTAGAGATCATGAAGAGCCGCGTGGACGCGCTGGCGTTGGAAGCGGCGCGCGAAGGCGGCAAGCCGCTCATGGACTCGAAGGTGGAAGCGGTGCGGGCGGTGGACAGTATTCGCATCTGTATTGAGACCATGCGCACCGAAGCGGGCAAGGTGATTCCCATGAACGTCAGCGTGGCCTCGAAGAATCGTCTTGCCTTCACGCAGAAGGAACCGATCGGGGTCGTGGTGGCGCTGAGTGCGTTCAATCATCCGCTGAATCTGATCGCACATCAGGTGGCTCCGGCGGTGGCGGCCGGTTGTCCGGTGCTGGTCAAGCCGGCCAGCGACACACCGCTTTCGTGTTTGCGATTCGTCGAAATGCTGCGCGAGGCGGGATTGCCGGAGGAGTGGTGTCAGGGAGCGGTATGCGAGAGTCACGCGGTGGCCGAGAAGATGTACGGCGATCCGCGCGTGGCGTTCGTTACGTTCATCGGCAGCGCCGAAGTGGGTTGGGCGATGCAGCGCAAGCTCGCTCCCGGCACGCGCTACGCCCTCGAACACGGCGGGGTGGCTCCGGTGATCGTGGCCGCCGACACCGATCTTGACGACGCGCTGCCGCTGATCACGAAAGGCGGATTCTATCACGCGGGGCAGGTCTGCGTGTCCGTGCAGCGGGTGTACGTGCACGAATCCATTGCGCAGGAATTTGCGAATCGTTTGGTCGAGCGCGCGAAGAAACTGAGAGTCGGCGATCCGATTCTTCCCGATACCGAAGTCGGCCCGCTCATTCGCACGAGTGAAGTCATGCGCGTGCATGAGTGGGTGACGGAAGCGAAGAAGAGCGGCGGCAAGATTCTCTGCGGCGGCGAGAAAATCGGCGAGACCTGCTATGCCTGCACGGTGATTTATGATCCGCCGGATTCGGTGCGCGTCAGTCGCGACGAAGTGTTCGGGCCGGTGGTGTGTGTCTATCCGTACCGCGAGTTGGACGACGCGATCCGCCGCGCCAACGGCGTGCCCTATGCGTTTCAGGCGGCGGTGTTCACGCGCGATCTGGACACCGCGCTGCGCTGCTACTCGCGGATCAAGGCCTCGGCGGTGATGGTCAACGATCACACCGCGTTTCGCGTGGACTGGATGCCGTTCGCGGGCTACAAGCACGCCGGCTTCGGAATCGGCGGCATCCCCTTCACGCTGCACGACATGCTCGTCGAAAAGATGATGGTGGTGCGGTCAAAGGAATTGTAG
- a CDS encoding sulfite exporter TauE/SafE family protein encodes MSAEFAGALGAALVAGLFGSLHCIGMCGPIVALGCRSQYARASAWGPWLFAVGKLGSYSVLGLLAGAVGAAFVAAGVLERATAYISIIGGMLMIVVIVLARMKFATGGVSTLSIALARFSMKTGPRAPLFLGIGAALLPCGLLYAMVARSAAAAEPIAGMALMQAFGIGTSPALIGVGAIMRAIPQKWSKFGTLAGEVILVLTGAVLIWRGIMGIMAATTGHSCCH; translated from the coding sequence GTGAGTGCCGAGTTCGCGGGAGCCTTGGGAGCGGCGTTGGTGGCGGGACTGTTCGGCTCGCTGCATTGCATCGGCATGTGCGGGCCGATCGTGGCGCTCGGCTGTCGCTCGCAATATGCGCGCGCCTCCGCCTGGGGGCCGTGGCTTTTTGCCGTCGGCAAACTGGGCAGTTACTCCGTACTCGGGCTGCTCGCGGGCGCCGTCGGAGCCGCCTTCGTTGCGGCCGGAGTTCTTGAACGCGCTACCGCTTACATTTCCATCATCGGTGGTATGCTCATGATCGTCGTCATCGTTCTCGCGCGCATGAAGTTCGCGACCGGCGGCGTGAGCACGCTTTCGATTGCGCTGGCCAGATTCTCGATGAAGACCGGCCCGCGCGCCCCGCTGTTTCTGGGAATCGGCGCGGCGTTACTTCCTTGCGGCCTGCTCTATGCAATGGTCGCGCGCAGCGCCGCCGCCGCCGAGCCTATCGCGGGAATGGCTCTCATGCAGGCGTTCGGCATCGGAACCTCGCCGGCGCTGATCGGCGTCGGGGCGATCATGCGCGCCATCCCTCAGAAATGGAGCAAGTTCGGTACTCTCGCGGGCGAAGTCATTCTTGTTCTAACGGGAGCCGTGCTCATCTGGCGGGGTATCATGGGAATCATGGCCGCCACCACCGGCCATTCCTGCTGCCATTAG
- a CDS encoding FixH family protein, with protein MNMKTLLNAERAWPLGLATVFVVFVAINIAFVTLAFQNRPQLVSENYYAEGYNLREIAEKQAAGEASGWNVSVRPLPVEQADMPLVELTVTEADGTPADSLAGEVGFYRPSDKRLDVAPLPIQFVGSGRYLVFLPQPLAHGAWEAYVELKRDRRILEKRVNLFVEK; from the coding sequence ATGAACATGAAAACGCTCTTGAATGCCGAACGCGCCTGGCCGCTCGGTTTGGCCACAGTATTCGTGGTTTTCGTCGCCATTAACATTGCTTTTGTGACGCTCGCGTTCCAGAACCGTCCGCAACTCGTCAGCGAGAACTACTACGCGGAAGGCTACAACCTTCGCGAAATCGCCGAAAAGCAGGCGGCTGGTGAAGCCAGCGGTTGGAATGTGTCGGTGCGTCCGCTTCCTGTGGAACAGGCCGACATGCCGCTGGTGGAATTGACCGTCACCGAAGCCGACGGAACTCCGGCTGATTCTCTGGCGGGGGAAGTCGGTTTCTATCGCCCGTCGGATAAGCGGCTCGACGTCGCACCTCTCCCGATTCAATTCGTGGGAAGCGGACGCTATCTCGTCTTTCTTCCGCAACCCCTCGCACACGGTGCCTGGGAGGCCTACGTAGAACTGAAACGCGATCGGCGGATACTCGAGAAACGCGTGAATCTGTTTGTGGAGAAATGA